Proteins from a single region of Chlamydia buteonis:
- a CDS encoding LpxA family transferase: protein MILASVLFSPEDFSFPELITEAYYTWDILALIDRKLSSHVFSGIHGTVESGAFLKNIESIEIAEGAYVESGAYIVGPCIIGPQTEVRHGAYLRGSVITGTGCVIGHCTEVKKAYFGHYAKAGHFAYIGDSVLSSEVNLGAGVRCANFRLDGKNVSVNCAEGRVDTKLRKVGAFLGKNVSVGCNTVINPGHCIPAHTTIYPGTVI, encoded by the coding sequence ATGATACTTGCATCTGTTTTATTTTCTCCTGAAGATTTTTCTTTTCCTGAACTCATTACAGAAGCGTATTATACTTGGGATATTTTAGCATTAATAGATAGAAAATTATCCTCTCACGTGTTCTCAGGAATTCATGGAACTGTAGAATCTGGAGCTTTTTTAAAAAATATAGAAAGCATAGAAATCGCTGAAGGAGCTTATGTAGAATCTGGAGCCTACATTGTAGGTCCTTGCATCATAGGCCCTCAAACAGAAGTCCGTCACGGAGCTTATCTACGAGGTAGTGTGATCACAGGCACAGGTTGTGTTATTGGACACTGTACAGAAGTAAAAAAGGCCTATTTTGGTCATTATGCCAAAGCTGGCCACTTCGCTTATATTGGAGATTCTGTATTAAGTTCAGAAGTCAATCTCGGTGCAGGTGTGCGTTGTGCTAATTTTCGCCTTGATGGGAAAAACGTTTCTGTTAATTGTGCTGAAGGTCGGGTGGATACCAAACTAAGAAAAGTAGGCGCCTTTCTTGGTAAAAACGTTTCTGTGGGTTGCAACACTGTTATTAATCCTGGGCATTGTATTCCAGCTCATACAACAATTTATCCCGGAACAGTTATCTAG
- the folB gene encoding dihydroneopterin aldolase, translating into MIPDFRVWVRLGCSSEERYFKQPILVSIALSFFKEPSVCVSDDLGDACCYIEITSLIEEVASSKPCALVEHLSKILMDALEAKLKDKVSKIDLEVRKERPPVPNLLQPICFKISREVSL; encoded by the coding sequence ATTATTCCAGATTTTCGTGTATGGGTGCGTCTTGGATGTTCTTCAGAGGAACGTTATTTTAAGCAGCCCATTTTAGTTTCTATCGCCCTTTCTTTCTTTAAAGAGCCATCTGTTTGTGTTTCAGATGATCTTGGGGATGCATGTTGTTATATTGAAATTACTTCTTTAATAGAAGAAGTGGCCTCTAGCAAGCCTTGTGCTTTAGTAGAGCACTTATCTAAGATTTTAATGGATGCTTTAGAAGCAAAGTTAAAAGACAAGGTTTCTAAAATAGATTTAGAAGTGCGTAAAGAACGCCCTCCTGTTCCTAACTTGCTACAGCCCATTTGTTTTAAGATAAGTAGGGAAGTTTCACTATGA
- the folP gene encoding dihydropteroate synthase translates to MITKHFICLSLGSNLGNRFENFRKAFSLLKELGIEDLQSSIILETKALLLPNSPKEWDLPFFNSVLIGRTTLSPKQLLSGIKHIECKLGRDPNALPWSPRILDVDILLYGDENYQQDDITIPHNRILERPFLLSLVASLCPTRKLNQPDSEFHLKTFGEIAHCLPYPQETVLNSFSPTTFLMGIVNVTDNSISDGGLYIDPSKAVAHAEQLFAQGASVIDFGGQATNPKVKQLIDIDQEWARLEPVLKLLAEKWSGCMQYPDVSLDTFYPEIVRRALEIYPIRWINDVSGGSKEMAEIAKEANLLLVINHSCSLPPRSDKTLAFTTCASDQLLSWGKKQIEAFVALGLSEDQIIFDPGIGFGTTPIQALNILHRMEKFRELGCSTLVGHSRKSCFSLLGKYDAKDRDWETVSLSVLLQQQGVNYLRVHDVEANQRVLSAAAWPGIYV, encoded by the coding sequence ATGATAACCAAGCATTTTATTTGTTTATCTCTAGGTTCTAATCTAGGAAACCGTTTTGAAAATTTTCGTAAAGCGTTCTCTCTTTTAAAAGAGTTGGGTATAGAAGATTTACAAAGTTCCATAATTTTGGAGACAAAGGCTTTATTGCTGCCTAACTCACCAAAAGAATGGGACTTGCCTTTTTTTAATTCCGTACTTATTGGAAGGACTACACTATCTCCAAAGCAGTTATTGTCAGGGATAAAACATATAGAATGTAAGCTTGGTAGAGATCCTAATGCCTTGCCTTGGTCTCCTAGGATTCTAGATGTGGATATTCTGTTATATGGTGATGAAAATTACCAACAGGATGACATAACTATACCTCATAATAGGATTTTAGAAAGACCGTTTTTACTTTCTCTTGTGGCATCGTTATGCCCTACTAGAAAACTCAATCAACCGGATTCTGAATTTCATTTAAAAACTTTTGGAGAAATAGCCCATTGTCTACCTTATCCTCAAGAGACTGTTCTTAATAGCTTTTCTCCTACTACCTTTTTAATGGGAATAGTTAATGTTACGGACAATTCTATTTCTGATGGGGGATTATATATAGATCCTTCTAAAGCTGTTGCTCATGCAGAGCAATTATTTGCTCAGGGGGCTTCCGTGATAGATTTTGGTGGGCAAGCAACTAATCCTAAAGTTAAGCAGTTGATTGACATAGATCAAGAGTGGGCCCGTTTAGAGCCTGTACTAAAGCTTTTAGCTGAAAAATGGTCAGGATGTATGCAATATCCGGACGTTTCATTGGACACATTTTATCCTGAGATTGTTAGGAGAGCTTTAGAGATTTATCCAATTCGATGGATAAATGATGTTTCTGGTGGGTCTAAGGAAATGGCTGAGATTGCGAAGGAGGCGAATTTATTATTAGTTATCAATCATTCATGTTCTCTTCCCCCACGTTCTGATAAAACGTTAGCTTTTACGACATGTGCTTCAGACCAGTTGTTAAGTTGGGGAAAGAAGCAAATCGAAGCTTTTGTTGCTTTGGGATTGAGCGAAGATCAAATTATTTTTGACCCAGGAATAGGTTTCGGCACGACTCCCATACAAGCATTGAATATATTACACAGAATGGAAAAATTCCGAGAGCTTGGTTGCTCTACGTTAGTAGGTCACTCAAGGAAATCGTGTTTCTCTTTGTTGGGGAAATATGATGCTAAAGATCGTGACTGGGAAACTGTGAGCTTATCGGTTTTGTTACAACAGCAAGGAGTGAATTACTTACGTGTTCATGATGTTGAAGCAAACCAAAGGGTTTTATCCGCAGCAGCATGGCCTGGGATTTATGTGTAA
- the rpsT gene encoding 30S ribosomal protein S20: MAGKKTTKKSGPKKRPSAEKRIITSQKRCLINQSFKSKAKTMMKKFEAALKAGDQTTIASGLQLVYSVADKAVKRGIFKHNKAARIKSRATLRANAKI; this comes from the coding sequence ATGGCAGGCAAGAAAACAACTAAAAAGAGCGGTCCAAAAAAGCGACCTTCTGCAGAAAAACGTATTATAACTTCGCAAAAACGTTGTTTGATCAATCAAAGTTTTAAGTCAAAAGCAAAAACAATGATGAAAAAATTTGAAGCAGCTTTAAAAGCTGGTGATCAGACGACCATTGCTTCTGGATTACAGTTAGTCTACAGCGTAGCTGACAAAGCTGTAAAAAGGGGCATTTTTAAACACAATAAAGCAGCTCGTATCAAATCACGTGCTACCTTGCGAGCTAATGCAAAAATATAA
- a CDS encoding polyprenyl synthetase family protein: MVVMNIFEAYRVMIETAIENSLEEFGPKGLSIRAPVEYALTSGGKRIRPMLVCMIAKGLGMGRDVLDSALAIEFIHTSTLIADDLPCMDDDDERRGRPTVHKAFDEASALLASYALIPAAYSRIRLNAKKLKSLGVDSKEVDFAYDMISDITDKNFGIHGVLGGQYEDMFFNNDGPEHVQSIINKKTGSLFEIACVSGWLFGGGTPQCVPQVLEFSQTFGLLFQVKDDILDIHQDDQDVGLNYALLFGVDAAKDLLKSSKDKCFSLINHLKQHGLKDTSELEMLVEYMGVRDY; this comes from the coding sequence ATGGTCGTTATGAATATTTTCGAAGCTTACCGCGTAATGATAGAAACTGCTATAGAGAATTCTTTAGAGGAGTTTGGTCCTAAAGGATTATCTATACGAGCTCCTGTAGAATATGCATTAACAAGCGGTGGTAAACGCATTCGCCCTATGTTAGTATGTATGATTGCTAAAGGTCTCGGTATGGGTAGAGATGTTTTAGATTCTGCATTAGCTATAGAATTCATTCATACATCCACATTAATCGCTGATGATCTTCCTTGTATGGATGATGATGATGAGCGTCGTGGGCGTCCTACAGTGCATAAAGCTTTCGATGAAGCTTCTGCTTTATTAGCATCTTATGCTTTGATTCCTGCTGCATATTCTCGAATTCGTTTAAATGCAAAAAAACTCAAATCTTTAGGTGTGGATTCTAAAGAAGTAGATTTTGCTTATGATATGATTTCTGATATCACAGATAAAAATTTTGGCATCCACGGTGTTTTAGGGGGACAATATGAAGACATGTTCTTCAATAATGATGGTCCTGAACATGTTCAATCTATTATTAATAAAAAAACAGGATCCCTTTTTGAAATAGCTTGTGTCTCCGGTTGGTTGTTTGGAGGAGGAACACCCCAATGTGTTCCACAAGTACTAGAATTTTCTCAAACCTTCGGTCTGCTTTTCCAAGTAAAAGATGATATTTTGGATATACATCAAGATGATCAAGATGTAGGGCTAAATTACGCACTATTATTTGGTGTAGATGCTGCAAAAGACCTCTTAAAGAGCTCTAAAGACAAGTGCTTTAGCTTAATAAACCATCTTAAACAACACGGGTTAAAAGACACTTCAGAATTAGAAATGCTTGTAGAATATATGGGTGTTCGAGATTACTAA
- a CDS encoding dihydrofolate reductase produces MCKILGIVACDPRGVIGNQGKLPWNYPEDIKFFSKTIGGHALIMGKRTFEGLPDKYKKNRKIIVFSRNYHESFENVIWVSSLEEFTRLEQPSSIFLLGGGELFSLFLENRMVHGCFITHIHKCYEGDVFFPLSLVKGWKKTILDEKENLTFCFYENFADCHS; encoded by the coding sequence ATGTGTAAAATACTTGGTATAGTTGCTTGTGACCCTCGGGGAGTAATAGGAAATCAAGGAAAGCTTCCCTGGAACTATCCTGAAGATATCAAATTTTTTTCCAAAACTATAGGGGGTCATGCCCTAATCATGGGGAAAAGGACTTTTGAGGGTCTTCCCGATAAGTATAAGAAGAATCGGAAGATTATTGTCTTTTCTAGGAATTATCATGAAAGTTTCGAGAATGTGATATGGGTATCTTCGTTAGAGGAATTTACTCGTTTAGAACAACCTTCTTCTATTTTTCTTCTTGGTGGAGGAGAACTGTTTTCTTTATTTTTAGAAAATCGGATGGTGCATGGGTGTTTCATAACTCATATTCATAAGTGTTATGAGGGAGATGTTTTCTTCCCCCTATCTTTAGTAAAAGGGTGGAAAAAGACTATTTTAGATGAGAAAGAGAACTTAACATTTTGTTTTTATGAAAATTTCGCCGATTGTCACTCGTAG
- a CDS encoding FAD-dependent thymidylate synthase, whose product MLSRDDEFSSEQRKSLSHFVTNLETNIFALKNLPEVVKGALFSKYSRSTLGLRSLLLKEFLEGEGGDFLDSSGVDFEVGIHKASDFYRRVLDGFGDDSIGELGGAHLAMESVSMLAAKILEDARIGGSPLEKSSRYVYFDQKVKGEYLYYRDPILMTSAFKDVFLGTCDFLFDTYADLIPKVRSYFEKIYPKESEVSQSAYTISLRAKVLDCLRGLLPAATLTNLGFFGNGRFWQTLLHKIQGHNLTEIRQIGESSLTELMKIIPSFVSRAESHHHHHQAMLSYRQTLREQLTSLAEKFSGGAHPSKQTGVRLVYGDPEGIYKVAAGFLFPYSEHTYEELINICKSMPREDLIRVLEAGSSSRENRRHKSPRGLECLEFGFDITADFGAYRDLQRHRILTQERQLLTTNLGYHIPEQLLDTPMEKDFREAMEKAEEAYNQISLEFPEEAQYVVPLAYNIRWFFHINGRALQWLCELRSQIQGHENYRKIAIDMVKEVIRFDPIYESFFKFVDYSECDLGRIKQESRKRSF is encoded by the coding sequence ATGTTGAGCAGAGATGATGAGTTTTCTTCAGAACAAAGGAAGAGTTTGTCTCATTTCGTTACCAACCTAGAAACAAACATTTTTGCTTTGAAGAATCTTCCTGAAGTGGTGAAAGGAGCCTTATTTTCTAAATATTCTAGGTCCACATTGGGTTTGCGTTCTTTACTTTTAAAGGAGTTCTTAGAGGGTGAGGGGGGCGATTTTTTAGATAGTTCCGGAGTGGATTTTGAAGTAGGAATACATAAAGCGTCTGATTTTTATAGACGAGTCCTTGATGGATTTGGGGATGATTCTATAGGTGAATTAGGTGGTGCTCATCTCGCTATGGAAAGTGTTTCTATGCTTGCTGCAAAGATACTAGAAGATGCTCGTATAGGAGGGTCTCCTTTAGAAAAGTCTTCTAGATATGTTTATTTCGATCAAAAGGTAAAAGGGGAGTATTTATATTACCGAGACCCTATTTTAATGACCTCGGCCTTTAAAGACGTGTTTTTGGGGACCTGTGATTTCTTGTTTGATACGTATGCGGATTTGATTCCAAAAGTACGTTCTTATTTTGAAAAGATCTATCCGAAGGAATCTGAAGTATCTCAGTCTGCATATACCATTTCTTTAAGAGCTAAAGTTTTAGATTGTTTGCGGGGACTTCTTCCTGCTGCAACCCTAACGAATTTAGGATTCTTTGGTAATGGAAGATTCTGGCAGACCTTATTGCATAAAATTCAAGGACACAATCTTACGGAAATTAGACAAATCGGAGAGTCTTCTTTAACCGAACTCATGAAAATCATTCCCTCTTTTGTTAGTCGTGCAGAATCACACCATCACCACCATCAAGCTATGCTAAGCTATCGACAAACTCTCAGAGAGCAGTTAACTAGCTTGGCTGAGAAGTTTAGTGGGGGGGCTCATCCGTCTAAACAAACTGGAGTGCGCTTAGTTTATGGAGATCCTGAAGGAATCTATAAAGTAGCTGCGGGATTCCTTTTTCCTTATTCAGAACATACTTACGAAGAACTTATCAATATCTGTAAATCCATGCCTAGAGAAGACCTGATCCGTGTTTTAGAAGCAGGATCTTCATCTAGAGAAAATCGTAGACACAAATCTCCACGGGGGTTGGAGTGTTTAGAATTCGGATTTGATATCACTGCTGATTTTGGAGCTTATAGGGATCTTCAAAGACATCGAATTCTTACTCAAGAACGTCAGTTACTCACGACAAATCTCGGCTACCACATTCCCGAGCAGTTGTTAGATACTCCTATGGAAAAAGATTTTAGAGAAGCTATGGAAAAAGCTGAAGAAGCTTACAACCAAATTTCCTTAGAGTTTCCAGAAGAAGCTCAATATGTTGTTCCCCTAGCTTACAACATACGTTGGTTTTTCCATATCAACGGAAGGGCATTACAGTGGCTTTGCGAACTACGTTCACAAATACAAGGACATGAAAATTATAGAAAAATAGCCATAGACATGGTTAAAGAGGTCATCAGGTTTGATCCTATATACGAATCATTTTTTAAGTTTGTGGATTATTCCGAATGTGATTTAGGTAGGATAAAACAAGAATCACGTAAAAGATCTTTTTAG
- a CDS encoding RNA polymerase sigma factor, with protein MLMNTQNGQAMEAAHEEEAQKKLEELVSLAKDQGFITYEEINEILPMSFDTPEQIDQVLIFLTGMDIQVLNQADVERQKERKKEAKELEGLAKRTEGTPDDPVRMYLKEMGTVPLLTREEEVEISKRIEKAQVQIERIILRFRYSSKEAISIAQYLINGKERFDKIISEKEVEDKTHFLKLLPKLISLLKEEDAYLESLLLALKQNNLSKKESAKLNEDLEKCRIRTQAYLRCLHCRHNVTEDFGEVVFKAYDSFLQLEQQINDLKVRAERNKFAAAKLDAAKRRLYKREVAAGRTLEEFKKDVRMLQRWMDKSQEAKKEMVESNLRLVISIAKKYTNRGLSFLDLIQEGNMGLMKAVEKFEYRRGYKFSTYATWWIRQAVTRAIADQARTIRIPVHMIETINKVLRGAKKLMMETGKEPTPEELAEELGLTPDRVREIYKIAQHPISLQAEVGEGGESSFGDFLEDTGVESPAEATGYSMLKDKMKEVLKTLTDRERFVLIHRFGLLDGKPKTLEEVGSAFNVTRERIRQIEAKALRKMRHPIRSKQLRAFLDLLEEEKITGKAKNIKGK; from the coding sequence ATGCTCATGAATACACAAAATGGCCAGGCTATGGAAGCGGCTCATGAAGAAGAAGCTCAGAAAAAGTTAGAAGAACTCGTTTCTCTTGCTAAGGATCAGGGTTTTATTACTTACGAGGAGATCAATGAGATCCTTCCCATGTCTTTCGATACCCCTGAACAAATCGATCAAGTGCTGATTTTCCTTACAGGAATGGATATTCAAGTCTTGAACCAAGCGGATGTAGAACGACAAAAGGAAAGAAAAAAAGAAGCCAAAGAGCTAGAAGGCTTAGCCAAGCGTACAGAGGGGACTCCTGATGACCCTGTACGTATGTATTTAAAAGAAATGGGAACCGTTCCTCTTTTAACTAGAGAGGAAGAGGTTGAAATTTCTAAAAGAATAGAAAAAGCTCAAGTTCAAATTGAACGGATTATCTTACGTTTTCGTTATTCTTCAAAAGAAGCTATCTCTATTGCACAATATCTCATCAATGGAAAAGAACGTTTTGATAAAATCATTTCCGAAAAAGAAGTAGAAGATAAAACTCATTTCTTAAAGCTGCTTCCTAAGTTAATCAGTTTGCTTAAGGAAGAAGATGCATATCTAGAGTCTTTGCTGTTAGCTTTAAAGCAAAATAATTTATCGAAAAAAGAGAGTGCGAAATTAAACGAGGATTTGGAAAAGTGTCGTATTCGTACTCAAGCTTATCTGCGTTGTTTACATTGTCGTCACAATGTTACTGAAGATTTCGGTGAGGTTGTCTTTAAAGCATACGATTCTTTCTTACAATTGGAGCAGCAAATTAATGATTTGAAGGTTCGAGCAGAAAGAAATAAGTTTGCGGCAGCAAAATTAGACGCTGCTAAGCGTAGATTATATAAGCGAGAAGTCGCAGCAGGAAGAACTCTGGAAGAGTTCAAAAAAGACGTGCGTATGCTGCAGCGTTGGATGGATAAGAGCCAGGAAGCTAAAAAAGAAATGGTCGAGTCTAACCTTCGTTTAGTGATTTCCATAGCTAAAAAATATACAAATCGCGGCCTTTCCTTCTTAGATTTGATTCAAGAGGGGAATATGGGCTTGATGAAAGCTGTAGAAAAATTCGAATATCGCAGAGGATATAAATTTTCTACTTATGCCACATGGTGGATTCGTCAGGCTGTTACACGTGCTATTGCAGATCAGGCACGAACCATCCGTATTCCTGTGCACATGATTGAAACTATAAACAAAGTTCTTCGTGGTGCTAAGAAATTAATGATGGAAACAGGCAAAGAACCTACACCAGAGGAATTGGCCGAAGAGTTAGGATTAACCCCTGATCGGGTGCGGGAAATTTATAAAATTGCTCAGCATCCAATTTCTTTACAAGCAGAGGTTGGTGAGGGAGGCGAAAGCTCCTTTGGCGACTTTTTAGAAGATACTGGTGTGGAGTCTCCAGCAGAGGCTACGGGCTATTCTATGCTTAAAGATAAAATGAAAGAGGTGTTAAAAACCCTTACGGATCGTGAACGTTTTGTTTTGATTCATCGTTTTGGTCTTTTGGATGGCAAGCCTAAAACACTAGAAGAGGTGGGTTCAGCATTTAATGTGACTCGAGAGCGTATTCGTCAGATTGAAGCTAAGGCTTTAAGAAAAATGCGTCACCCGATTCGTTCAAAACAATTGCGAGCTTTCCTCGATCTTTTAGAAGAAGAAAAAATCACGGGTAAAGCAAAGAATATCAAGGGAAAATAA
- the hemB gene encoding porphobilinogen synthase, whose amino-acid sequence MSSLALSRRPRRNRRTEAIRDLVSETSLLPQDFICPFFVKEGKNICEEIESLTGVYRWSIDLLLKEIERLCSLGLRAVILFPVIPSHLKDAYGSYSSNPKNILCKSIYEVKKAFPNLCVISDIALDPYTTHGHDGIVDRGEVLNDESVRIFGNIATLHAEMGADVVAPSDMMDGRVAHIRSKLDQAGWTQTLILSYSVKYASALYNPFRDALGSHLQSGDKRNYQMNPKNVLEALLECSLDEQEGADMLMIKPAGLYLDVLHRVKNSTALPLAAYQVSGEYAMIAAASNMGWLDREKIVYESLIAIKRAGADMIISYATPLILEMIASSRI is encoded by the coding sequence ATGAGCTCATTAGCGTTGAGTCGACGACCTCGTAGGAATAGAAGAACTGAGGCAATTCGTGATTTGGTATCTGAAACTTCTTTATTACCTCAGGATTTCATCTGCCCTTTTTTTGTTAAGGAAGGAAAAAATATATGTGAGGAAATAGAAAGCCTTACGGGTGTGTATAGATGGAGTATAGATCTGCTTTTAAAAGAGATCGAAAGGTTGTGTTCTTTGGGGTTAAGAGCTGTGATTCTTTTTCCTGTAATTCCGAGTCATCTTAAAGATGCTTATGGCTCATACTCCTCCAATCCTAAAAATATTCTATGTAAGAGTATCTATGAAGTAAAAAAAGCTTTTCCTAACTTGTGTGTAATAAGCGATATTGCTTTAGATCCTTATACCACTCATGGTCATGACGGTATTGTTGATCGTGGGGAAGTATTAAATGATGAAAGTGTTCGTATATTCGGTAACATAGCTACGTTGCATGCTGAGATGGGCGCTGATGTTGTGGCTCCTAGTGATATGATGGACGGTAGGGTAGCTCATATCCGCTCGAAGTTAGATCAAGCAGGATGGACTCAAACTTTGATTCTTTCTTATAGCGTTAAGTATGCTTCTGCTTTGTATAATCCTTTTAGAGATGCTTTGGGATCTCATTTGCAATCGGGAGATAAACGAAATTATCAGATGAATCCTAAAAATGTTTTAGAAGCTTTACTAGAATGCTCTTTAGACGAGCAAGAGGGAGCGGATATGCTCATGATAAAACCCGCAGGATTATATCTTGATGTGTTGCATCGAGTGAAAAATAGTACAGCCTTACCCTTAGCAGCCTATCAGGTCAGTGGTGAATATGCTATGATAGCAGCAGCTTCTAATATGGGGTGGTTGGATAGAGAAAAGATAGTGTATGAATCTTTGATAGCTATAAAACGAGCAGGAGCAGACATGATCATTTCTTATGCAACCCCGTTAATCCTAGAAATGATAGCTTCTTCGAGAATTTAA
- a CDS encoding response regulator transcription factor yields the protein MLTDKIILFVTEDSSISLQLQEFAQNVEYNIVISSTLTDTPEADLIFCEYLLLPEAMFSSRISSETDLVVLFDVFEEEAIVKILNNGASGYLLRPITVKVIDAVIRAFLRNHHYFEHAIPESISFGDRTFHLLNLSIDSPQGTIHLTPSEAGILKKLLMNRGQLCLRKHLLEEIKGNTKEIIARNVDVHIASLRKKLGPYGSKISTIRGVGYLFSENDNLPPDSSEEPTSTHPSNSF from the coding sequence ATGCTTACAGATAAAATTATATTATTTGTTACCGAAGACAGTAGTATATCTTTGCAACTACAAGAGTTTGCTCAGAATGTAGAGTATAACATTGTTATCTCGTCTACTCTTACTGATACGCCTGAAGCTGATTTAATTTTCTGTGAATACTTACTTCTCCCTGAAGCTATGTTTTCTAGTAGAATTTCTTCAGAAACAGATTTAGTTGTATTATTTGATGTATTTGAAGAAGAGGCTATTGTAAAAATTCTGAATAACGGTGCGAGCGGTTATCTACTTCGCCCCATAACAGTTAAAGTTATAGATGCTGTTATTCGTGCTTTTTTACGCAATCATCATTATTTCGAACACGCCATTCCTGAATCCATATCTTTTGGTGATCGAACATTCCATCTTTTAAATCTTTCTATAGACTCACCTCAAGGAACTATTCATTTAACTCCTTCAGAAGCTGGAATATTAAAAAAACTACTTATGAATCGTGGTCAGTTGTGTTTAAGAAAACACCTGCTTGAGGAAATAAAAGGAAACACCAAAGAAATTATAGCTAGAAACGTCGATGTACATATCGCTTCTTTAAGAAAAAAACTAGGGCCTTACGGTTCTAAAATTTCTACAATTCGCGGTGTTGGTTATTTATTTTCAGAAAACGATAATCTACCTCCAGACTCAAGCGAAGAACCAACATCTACCCATCCTTCTAACAGCTTTTGA
- the recD gene encoding exodeoxyribonuclease V subunit alpha, which produces MLSLSPDVSHLLYDVVQQQIVLPLDLAFAKRHISSESKKAFAFLAISSALWRCGYPFLSIENERLFPSVSGISEKLFYEYFQALPNDVLSSLFVIENNKIYLKSLYTVREKLFKKLSVLSQASNRYSLTTTTLSSLSQEQNEVFHKAVNSCFSLICGGPGTGKTFLAVQIITALIKRYPKIRIAIVSPTGKATSHIRHILSKHHISEASVTIQTIHRFLQEHAYHQCTSFDLLLVDEGSMVTFSLLHSLVNTLSGENKRGEIIADNLIILGDENQLPPIGVGAGNPLQDLIARFPERALHLHVSHRAKTNRVQNFAKAILERQAIPFTPLPPMLTALSRIKEAFINTPSSQTQLCVLTPMRHGPWGYLRLNELIFREVQKTHPELPIPIMITERYEAWGLFNGDTGYLCPKTQKLFFPHSRFIDAKEFSYYTYNYAMSVHKSQGSEYEDVIVIIPKGCETFDISILYTAITRAKNNIDVWADRETLYKIIKKPHKYTCGVNRLL; this is translated from the coding sequence ATGCTTTCGTTAAGCCCGGATGTTTCTCACCTTCTTTATGATGTAGTTCAACAACAGATTGTTCTACCTTTAGACCTAGCTTTTGCGAAACGCCATATCTCTTCAGAATCAAAAAAAGCATTCGCATTTCTTGCTATTTCTTCTGCTCTTTGGCGTTGTGGTTATCCCTTTCTTAGTATAGAAAATGAACGTCTGTTCCCTTCAGTATCCGGCATTTCTGAAAAGTTGTTTTACGAATATTTTCAGGCTCTTCCTAACGATGTTTTGTCGTCGTTATTTGTGATAGAAAATAATAAAATTTACTTAAAATCTTTATATACAGTTCGTGAGAAACTTTTTAAAAAACTTTCTGTGTTGTCACAAGCTTCTAATCGATACAGCCTAACTACAACAACTCTATCAAGTTTATCTCAGGAGCAAAATGAGGTTTTTCACAAAGCTGTTAACAGTTGTTTTTCTTTGATCTGTGGTGGACCTGGAACAGGTAAGACATTTCTTGCTGTACAGATAATAACCGCGTTAATTAAGCGGTATCCTAAAATCCGTATAGCTATAGTCTCTCCTACAGGCAAAGCAACCTCTCATATCCGTCACATACTCTCTAAACATCATATTTCTGAGGCTAGTGTTACAATCCAAACAATACACCGATTCTTGCAAGAACATGCTTATCATCAATGTACTTCTTTTGATTTATTACTAGTTGATGAGGGGTCTATGGTGACATTTAGTCTTCTGCATAGCTTAGTCAATACTTTATCTGGGGAAAATAAACGAGGGGAAATCATTGCTGATAATTTAATTATATTGGGAGATGAGAATCAACTACCTCCTATAGGTGTTGGCGCCGGAAATCCTCTTCAAGATTTGATAGCACGTTTCCCTGAAAGAGCTCTACATCTTCATGTTTCTCATAGAGCTAAAACAAATAGAGTTCAAAATTTTGCTAAAGCTATTTTAGAAAGACAAGCCATTCCTTTTACTCCTCTGCCTCCTATGCTCACTGCACTTTCTAGGATTAAAGAGGCCTTTATAAATACCCCTTCATCTCAAACACAATTGTGTGTTTTAACTCCTATGCGACATGGTCCTTGGGGATACCTAAGATTAAATGAACTGATCTTTCGTGAAGTACAAAAAACACATCCAGAGTTGCCCATTCCTATTATGATAACAGAACGTTATGAAGCTTGGGGACTATTTAATGGCGATACGGGGTACCTTTGCCCAAAGACGCAAAAGTTATTTTTTCCTCACTCTCGCTTTATAGATGCCAAAGAGTTTTCCTATTATACCTATAACTATGCTATGTCAGTGCATAAAAGTCAGGGAAGTGAGTATGAAGATGTCATTGTTATTATCCCTAAAGGGTGTGAAACTTTTGATATTTCTATTCTTTACACAGCGATCACACGTGCTAAGAACAACATAGATGTATGGGCTGACCGAGAGACGTTGTATAAGATCATAAAAAAACCCCATAAGTATACTTGTGGGGTAAATCGTCTTCTTTAG